In a single window of the Drosophila albomicans strain 15112-1751.03 chromosome 3, ASM965048v2, whole genome shotgun sequence genome:
- the LOC117571985 gene encoding exosome complex exonuclease RRP42, with translation MAYVALSEAEKTFILHGVEEDFRCDGRSRRDYRPMELETGLVSNASGSARLRLANTDILVGVKTEIDVPNPLTPEFGKLEFFVDCSANATPEFEGRGGSNLAQELILSLQNAYESPLAFDYRTLCLIPGQQCWKLYIDILILECGGNLHDAVSLAAKAALYNTKLPRVTATLLDAGITDLIISDNPYDCTRIGIDALPLLVTVCKIGDYCLVDPTAEEEVCSTVSMVVSVSMRQDTPYLSGTHMTGGGSMHRDTMLNCIQLGLSMGEQLNKLLLKMLQSEETRVGPKRPKTVGFLK, from the exons ATGGCTTATGTTGCACTTAGTGAAGCAGAGAAAACATTTATCTTGCACGGCGTAGAG GAGGATTTCCGCTGTGATGGACGCTCTCGACGCGATTACCGGCCCATGGAACTGGAGACTGGTCTGGTCAGCAATGCCAGCGGTTCGGCACGACTCCGGCTTGCAAACACAGACATCTTAGTGGGTGTCAAGACAGAGATTGATGTGCCTAATCCACTGACGCCAGAGTTTGGCAAACTAGAGTTCTTTGTAGACTG CTCTGCAAATGCCACACCTGAGTTTGAAGGACGCGGCGGCTCAAATCTTGCGCAGGAACTCATACTGTCACTGCAGAATGCCTACGAATCACCCTTGGCTTTTGACTATCGCACTTTGTGCCTGATACCAGGGCAACAATGCTGGAAACTTTACATTGATATACTG ATACTTGAATGTGGTGGCAATCTGCATGACGCCGTTTCCTTGGCTGCTAAGGCTGCGCTTTACAACACGAAACTGCCCCGTGTGACGGCAACGCTTTTGGATGCCGGCATTACGGATCTAATCATCTCGGACAATCCATATGACTGCACACGGATTGGTATTGATGCATTGCCCCTGCTTGTCACCGTGTGCAAAATTGGTGACTACTGTCTGGTGGATCCAACGGCCGAGGAGGAAGTCTGTAGCACTGTCAGCATGGTGGTTTCCGTCTCTATGCGTCAAGACACAC CATACCTCTCTGGCACTCATATGACGGGCGGTGGCTCAATGCATCGCGATACCATGCTAAACTGCATCCAATTGGGTCTCTCCATGGGCGAGCAACTGAATAAACTGCTGCTCAAGATGCTGCAGTCAGAGGAAACTCGCGTGGGTCCCAAGCGACCCAAAACCGTTggatttcttaaataa
- the LOC117571984 gene encoding monocarboxylate transporter 13 yields MDVQTTRIVPDGGYGWIIVAAVAVINMTNQSILSVFGQLFVGELRRMQEDTFTAALITNLNSLALNFSGLFIGPAIKSFKPRNVAACGCLLVSFGLVLCSFATQTWHFIVGYSGFVGFGLGLISPSTFMAINSYFTTKRGRAVGVSLAGAGVGQVFIPHVVRYFMVNHGFRGAVLAMASLSLTGVFGALFLKPLTPAPVKHNNRKHMQLLVDKQDKSQTSITIQPLQSTSTPTKTDETLCGRMAHRLAQAMDLELLKDLVFWSIIVGMALVYTATINFTMVFPSFLQHTAQLDSQLVATCMSVVAGADIICRLLLPCITDRLRIPYRVVFLLGTAGLLFGRLLLAGSTNLGVIISMSVLIGMTKSATVINNNLTISAHCRADKLAGGLGLSMISKGIIVITIGQLLGWIRDYADSYVICLYAQAVLLLLVVLVWTPEIYYRFRKQQQHNTSKSMETTYMSPEQASSNSRA; encoded by the exons ATGGATGTTCAGACAACACGCATCGTACCCGATGGTGGCTATGGCTGGATCATTGTCGCCGCAGTCGCCGTcattaat ATGACAAATCAGTCAATTTTATCGGTGTTCGGCCAACTCTTTGTGGGTGAATTGCGTCGCATGCAGGAGGATACTTTTACCGCCGCGCTCATCACCAATCTCAACAGCTTGGCTCTGAATTTCTCGGGTCTCTTCATTGGTCCAGCGATCAAGAGCTTCAAGCCACGCAATGTGGCAGCTTGCGGCTGTTTGCTGGTCTCCTTTGGCTTGGTGCTCTGCTCATTCGCCACACAGACATGGCACTTTATTGTGGGCTATAGTGGCTTTGTGGGCTTTGGCCTGGGCTTGATTTCGCCATCCACTTTTATGGCCATCAATTCGTATTTTACCACCAAACGTGGACGTGCTGTAGGCGTATCTTTGGCTGGCGCAGGAGTTGGCCAAGTTTTCATTCCGCATGTAGTCCGTTACTTTATGGTTAATCATGGATTTCGTGGCGCAGTGCTTGCCATGGCATCGCTCTCGCTCACAGGG GTCTTTGGAGCTCTGTTCCTAAAGCCATTGACTCCCGCTCCTGTCAAGCACAACAATCGCAAGCACATGCAGCTGCTGGTGGACAAACAGGACAAGTCGCAGACTAGCATCACCATTCAACCTCTGCAAAGCACTTCTACCCCAACCAAGACTGACGAAACGCTGTGCGGCAGGATGGCTCATCGTTTAGCTCAGGCCATGGACTTGGAACTGCTCAAGGATCTCGTCTTCTGGAGCATCATTGTGGGCATGGCTTTGGTCTACACGGCCACCATCAACTTTACCATGGTCTTCCCCAGTTTCCTGCAACACACAGCCCAGCTCGACAGCCAACTGGTGGCCACCTGCATGTCTGTAGTCGCTGGCGCTGATATCATTTGTCGCCTGCTCTTGCCCTGCATCACAGATCGGTTGCGTATACCGTATCGTGTGGTCTTCCTCCTTGGCACAGCGGGTCTGCTTTTCGGTCGTCTTTTGCTGGCTGGGTCCACCAATTTGGGCGTCATTATTTCCATGTCCGTTTTAATTGGAATGACAAAATCAGCGACGGTGATCAACAACAATCTGACAATCTCAGCTCATTGCCGTGCTGATAAGCTAGCTGGAGGGTTGGGTCTGAGCATGATAAGTAAAGGCATCATTGTGATAACAATTGGTCAGCTCCTTGGCTGGATTCGTGATTATGCAGACTCATATGTCATCTGTTTGTACGCTCAAGCAGTGTTACTACTGCTTGTGGTCTTGGTATGGACTCCAGAGATTTACTATCGCTTtagaaaacaacagcagcacaataCTTCCAAGTCCATGGAGACTACTTACATGTCACCCGAGCAGGCTTCGTCGAACTCGCGTGCATAA
- the LOC117571980 gene encoding putative ferric-chelate reductase 1 homolog isoform X1 encodes MKCLKMSSTTTTTMALVALAALLIAATVHSLPQGAPEHVCDTMLPFHSSGRDLPQNSVSPFGIETSTSVVGQGQTLRVDITGVPAGLTFGGFMIQARNRNPPHQIVGQFSPSRDGTIKLMNCENSVNNSATHSNAGNKPQVSLDWQSPVDFLGQVVFNATVAESYHNFWVGIPSNPVQVVRRDAPGLAPLPTTNPPTNFNFASTRAPYVPPSYVVPNASPLVEDSFYDGCGQTKTCFGFPDGCVASKSCNGLSAVTVRGDIFEFELRSGKGSDAAYVALGLSHDAKMGEDLATECVPENGRVNLYSSYTANNPFAAVRGSVSQNSARLLNASFVDGVIYCKVQRDVVTTVEGRTFDLKNGAYHLLIATGKTLKDNSVGYHDIGRLPSAQPINLAVVQDLSGSSMLLVRLHGAFMIAAWIGTTSLGIIFARYFKQTWVGSQTCGKDQWFAWHRMLMVTTWTLTVVAYILIWVELKRAVWHAHSITGLITVILCFIQPIGALFRPGPNDKSRPYFNWGHWLGGNLAHILAIVAIFFSVKLPKAELPEWMDWILVGFVVFHVLVHLIFSIYLCMNHWQVSSIASDREQSQRVNTFQMGEVSHHHQHAMRNGMSMERKMDAPYGGLRKGLLGVYTIVLALFVVVLILLVVLAPIEKVFG; translated from the exons ATGAA GTGCTTAAAGATGtcatcgacgacgacgacgacgatggcgctCGTTGCGCTGGCCGCACTGCTGATTGCCGCCACAGTGCATAGTTTGCCTCAAGGTGCACCGGAACACGTTTGCGACACAATGCTGCCGTTCCATTCGAGTGGCAGAGATCTACCCCAGAACAGCGTCTCCCCCTTCGGCATTGAGACCTCCACCTCTGTGGTTGGCCAGGGACAAACGTTGCGCGTGGATATCACTGGTGTGCCGGCGGGTTTAACTTTTGGCGGCTTCATGATTCAGGCACGCAATCGCAATCCTCCCCATCAGATTGTTGGCCAGTTCAGTCCGTCGCGCGATGGCACCATCAAGCTGATGAACTGCGAGAATTCCGTCAACAACTCTGCCACACACAGCAATGCCGGAAACAAGCCGCAGGTCAGCCTCGACTGGCAGTCGCCCGTGGACTTCCTGGGTCAAGTGGTCTTCAA TGCCACCGTTGCGGAATCGTACCACAACTTCTGGGTGGGCATTCCCTCCAATCCCGTGCAGGTCGTTAGACGCGATGCCCCTGGCCTGGCACCACTGCCCACCACGAACCCGCCCACCAACTTTAACTTTGCCAGCACACGTGCTCCTTACGTGCCACCCAGTTATGTGGTGCCCAATGCAAGCCCCCTCGTCGAAGACTCTTTCTACGATGGCTGCGGACAAACAAAAACCTGCTTCGGTTTTCCCGATGGCTGTGTGGCCAGCAAATCCTGCAACGGTCTCTCGGCCGTCACCGTGCGCGGGGACATCTTCGAATTCGAGTTGCGCTCTGGCAAAG GCAGCGATGCCGCCTATGTGGCGCTGGGCTTATCCCATGACGCCAAGATGGGTGAGGATCTGGCCACCGAGTGTGTGCCCGAGAACGGACGTGTGAATCTCTACTCCTCCTACACCGCCAACAATCCTTTCGCCGCTGTACGAGGCAGTGTG TCACAAAACTCGGCACGTTTGCTGAACGCTTCCTTTGTGGATGGTGTTATCTACTGCAAGGTGCAACGCGATGTAGTCACCACGGTCGAGGGACGCACCTTTGACCTGAAGAACGGCGCCTATCACTTGCTTATTGCCACTGGCAAAACCTTGAAGGACAACAGCGTTGGCTACCACGACATTGGACGCCTGCCCTCCGCGCAGCCCATTAATCTGGCTGTGGTCCAAGACCTGAGTGGCTCCTCGATGCTGTTGGTGCGTCTTCATGGTGCTTTCATGATTGCCGCCTGGATTGGCACCACTTCGCTGGGCATCATCTTTGCGCGCTACTTCAAACAGACGTGGGTGGGCAGCCAGACCTGTGGCAAGGATCAATGGTTCGCCTGGCATCGCATGCTCATGGTCACCACTTGGACGCTGACTGTCGTGGCTTATATTTTGATCTGGGTTGAGCTGAAGCGTGCTGTGTGGCATGCGCATTCCATCACTGGCCTCATCACGGTCATTCTCTGCTTCATTCAGCCCATTGGTGCGCTCTTCAGACCCGGACCCAATGACAAGTCGCGTCCCTACTTCAACTGGGGACATTGGCTGGGCGGCAATCTGGCGCACATTCTAGCCA ttgttgccattttcttCTCGGTCAAATTGCCCAAGGCGGAGCTGCCCGAGTGGATGGACTGGATTCTGGTTGGCTTTGTGGTGTTCCATGTGCTGGTGCATCTCATCTTCTCC ATCTATTTGTGCATGAATCATTGGCAGGTGTCATCGATAGCATCGGATCGTGAGCAAAGTCAGCGTGTTAACACCTTCCAGATGGGTGAAGTgtcgcatcatcatcagcatgcCATGCGCAATGGCATGAGCATGGAGCGTAAAATGGATGCACCG TATGGTGGCCTGAGGAAGGGTCTGTTGGGTGTCTATACGATTGTGCTGGCGCTGTTTGTTGTGGTGCTGATACTGCTTGTGGTGCTGGCGCCCATCGAGAAGGTCTTTGGttag
- the LOC117571986 gene encoding ER membrane protein complex subunit 7 homolog yields the protein MCYKLLILALLVGLSTSDIVIGQDELVDEISGYYTIEGKVYAPDLGPGGASQGLAVQLPQGNKWQNDLSVSINNGEYKGFVREDGQFIISGVPSGSYVLDVYHPDIFYEPVRVEINPKGKFRARKVNYIQPAQVVQVPYPLRMKPLMRFKYFQTREQWKITDFLFSPMVLMMALPLLLMLVLPKMINDPETKKEIENMQFSKMTNDMPEISEMITSLLSGKQPEPKEKKPVAASKQTKKRN from the exons ATGTGctataaacttttaatattgGCCCTACTGGTAGGCCTTAGCACGAGTGACATTGTCATCGGCCAAGATGAGCTCGTCGACGAAATCTCCGGCTACTACACCATCGAGGGCAAAGTGTACGCTCCCGATCTTGGACCCGGAGGTGCGAGCCAAGGACTCGCTGTCCAGTTGCCCCAAGGCAACAAGTGGCAAAATGATTTGTCCGTTAGCATCAACAATGGCGAGTACAAGGGATTTGTGCGCGAGGATGGACAGTTCATAATAAGCGGGGTTCCCTCGGGCAGTTATGTCCTCGACGTCTATCACCCCGATATATTCTATGAGCCAGTGCGCGTGGAGATCAATCCCAAAGGCAAGTTCCGTGCACGTAAAGTGAATTACATTCAACCAGCACAGGTAGTGCAAGTGCCATATCCACTTCGTATGAAACCCCTTATGCgtttcaaatatttccaaACTCGGGAGCAGTGGAAG ATCACTGACTTCCTGTTCAGCCCCATGGTGCTGATGatggctttgcctttgctgttgatgctcGTGCTGCCCAAGATGATCAATGACCCCGAAACGAAGAAAGAAATCGAGAACATGCAGTTTTCTAAG ATGACCAACGACATGCCTGAAATCAGCGAGATGATCACCTCATTGCTGTCGGGGAAACAACCCGAGCCCAAGGAAAAGAAGCCAGTTGCAGCCAGCAAACAAACCAAGAAACGCAATTAA
- the LOC117571980 gene encoding putative ferric-chelate reductase 1 homolog isoform X3, producing MKCLKMSSTTTTTMALVALAALLIAATVHSLPQGAPEHVCDTMLPFHSSGRDLPQNSVSPFGIETSTSVVGQGQTLRVDITGVPAGLTFGGFMIQARNRNPPHQIVGQFSPSRDGTIKLMNCENSVNNSATHSNAGNKPQVSLDWQSPVDFLGQVVFNATVAESYHNFWVGIPSNPVQVVRRDAPGLAPLPTTNPPTNFNFASTRAPYVPPSYVVPNASPLVEDSFYDGCGQTKTCFGFPDGCVASKSCNGLSAVTVRGDIFEFELRSGKGSDAAYVALGLSHDAKMGEDLATECVPENGRVNLYSSYTANNPFAAVRGSVSQNSARLLNASFVDGVIYCKVQRDVVTTVEGRTFDLKNGAYHLLIATGKTLKDNSVGYHDIGRLPSAQPINLAVVQDLSGSSMLLVRLHGAFMIAAWIGTTSLGIIFARYFKQTWVGSQTCGKDQWFAWHRMLMVTTWTLTVVAYILIWVELKRAVWHAHSITGLITVILCFIQPIGALFRPGPNDKSRPYFNWGHWLGGNLAHILAIVAIFFSVKLPKAELPEWMDWILVGFVVFHVLVHLIFSVSSIASDREQSQRVNTFQMGEVSHHHQHAMRNGMSMERKMDAPYGGLRKGLLGVYTIVLALFVVVLILLVVLAPIEKVFG from the exons ATGAA GTGCTTAAAGATGtcatcgacgacgacgacgacgatggcgctCGTTGCGCTGGCCGCACTGCTGATTGCCGCCACAGTGCATAGTTTGCCTCAAGGTGCACCGGAACACGTTTGCGACACAATGCTGCCGTTCCATTCGAGTGGCAGAGATCTACCCCAGAACAGCGTCTCCCCCTTCGGCATTGAGACCTCCACCTCTGTGGTTGGCCAGGGACAAACGTTGCGCGTGGATATCACTGGTGTGCCGGCGGGTTTAACTTTTGGCGGCTTCATGATTCAGGCACGCAATCGCAATCCTCCCCATCAGATTGTTGGCCAGTTCAGTCCGTCGCGCGATGGCACCATCAAGCTGATGAACTGCGAGAATTCCGTCAACAACTCTGCCACACACAGCAATGCCGGAAACAAGCCGCAGGTCAGCCTCGACTGGCAGTCGCCCGTGGACTTCCTGGGTCAAGTGGTCTTCAA TGCCACCGTTGCGGAATCGTACCACAACTTCTGGGTGGGCATTCCCTCCAATCCCGTGCAGGTCGTTAGACGCGATGCCCCTGGCCTGGCACCACTGCCCACCACGAACCCGCCCACCAACTTTAACTTTGCCAGCACACGTGCTCCTTACGTGCCACCCAGTTATGTGGTGCCCAATGCAAGCCCCCTCGTCGAAGACTCTTTCTACGATGGCTGCGGACAAACAAAAACCTGCTTCGGTTTTCCCGATGGCTGTGTGGCCAGCAAATCCTGCAACGGTCTCTCGGCCGTCACCGTGCGCGGGGACATCTTCGAATTCGAGTTGCGCTCTGGCAAAG GCAGCGATGCCGCCTATGTGGCGCTGGGCTTATCCCATGACGCCAAGATGGGTGAGGATCTGGCCACCGAGTGTGTGCCCGAGAACGGACGTGTGAATCTCTACTCCTCCTACACCGCCAACAATCCTTTCGCCGCTGTACGAGGCAGTGTG TCACAAAACTCGGCACGTTTGCTGAACGCTTCCTTTGTGGATGGTGTTATCTACTGCAAGGTGCAACGCGATGTAGTCACCACGGTCGAGGGACGCACCTTTGACCTGAAGAACGGCGCCTATCACTTGCTTATTGCCACTGGCAAAACCTTGAAGGACAACAGCGTTGGCTACCACGACATTGGACGCCTGCCCTCCGCGCAGCCCATTAATCTGGCTGTGGTCCAAGACCTGAGTGGCTCCTCGATGCTGTTGGTGCGTCTTCATGGTGCTTTCATGATTGCCGCCTGGATTGGCACCACTTCGCTGGGCATCATCTTTGCGCGCTACTTCAAACAGACGTGGGTGGGCAGCCAGACCTGTGGCAAGGATCAATGGTTCGCCTGGCATCGCATGCTCATGGTCACCACTTGGACGCTGACTGTCGTGGCTTATATTTTGATCTGGGTTGAGCTGAAGCGTGCTGTGTGGCATGCGCATTCCATCACTGGCCTCATCACGGTCATTCTCTGCTTCATTCAGCCCATTGGTGCGCTCTTCAGACCCGGACCCAATGACAAGTCGCGTCCCTACTTCAACTGGGGACATTGGCTGGGCGGCAATCTGGCGCACATTCTAGCCA ttgttgccattttcttCTCGGTCAAATTGCCCAAGGCGGAGCTGCCCGAGTGGATGGACTGGATTCTGGTTGGCTTTGTGGTGTTCCATGTGCTGGTGCATCTCATCTTCTCC GTGTCATCGATAGCATCGGATCGTGAGCAAAGTCAGCGTGTTAACACCTTCCAGATGGGTGAAGTgtcgcatcatcatcagcatgcCATGCGCAATGGCATGAGCATGGAGCGTAAAATGGATGCACCG TATGGTGGCCTGAGGAAGGGTCTGTTGGGTGTCTATACGATTGTGCTGGCGCTGTTTGTTGTGGTGCTGATACTGCTTGTGGTGCTGGCGCCCATCGAGAAGGTCTTTGGttag
- the LOC117571980 gene encoding putative ferric-chelate reductase 1 homolog isoform X2, with protein sequence MSSTTTTTMALVALAALLIAATVHSLPQGAPEHVCDTMLPFHSSGRDLPQNSVSPFGIETSTSVVGQGQTLRVDITGVPAGLTFGGFMIQARNRNPPHQIVGQFSPSRDGTIKLMNCENSVNNSATHSNAGNKPQVSLDWQSPVDFLGQVVFNATVAESYHNFWVGIPSNPVQVVRRDAPGLAPLPTTNPPTNFNFASTRAPYVPPSYVVPNASPLVEDSFYDGCGQTKTCFGFPDGCVASKSCNGLSAVTVRGDIFEFELRSGKGSDAAYVALGLSHDAKMGEDLATECVPENGRVNLYSSYTANNPFAAVRGSVSQNSARLLNASFVDGVIYCKVQRDVVTTVEGRTFDLKNGAYHLLIATGKTLKDNSVGYHDIGRLPSAQPINLAVVQDLSGSSMLLVRLHGAFMIAAWIGTTSLGIIFARYFKQTWVGSQTCGKDQWFAWHRMLMVTTWTLTVVAYILIWVELKRAVWHAHSITGLITVILCFIQPIGALFRPGPNDKSRPYFNWGHWLGGNLAHILAIVAIFFSVKLPKAELPEWMDWILVGFVVFHVLVHLIFSIYLCMNHWQVSSIASDREQSQRVNTFQMGEVSHHHQHAMRNGMSMERKMDAPYGGLRKGLLGVYTIVLALFVVVLILLVVLAPIEKVFG encoded by the exons ATGtcatcgacgacgacgacgacgatggcgctCGTTGCGCTGGCCGCACTGCTGATTGCCGCCACAGTGCATAGTTTGCCTCAAGGTGCACCGGAACACGTTTGCGACACAATGCTGCCGTTCCATTCGAGTGGCAGAGATCTACCCCAGAACAGCGTCTCCCCCTTCGGCATTGAGACCTCCACCTCTGTGGTTGGCCAGGGACAAACGTTGCGCGTGGATATCACTGGTGTGCCGGCGGGTTTAACTTTTGGCGGCTTCATGATTCAGGCACGCAATCGCAATCCTCCCCATCAGATTGTTGGCCAGTTCAGTCCGTCGCGCGATGGCACCATCAAGCTGATGAACTGCGAGAATTCCGTCAACAACTCTGCCACACACAGCAATGCCGGAAACAAGCCGCAGGTCAGCCTCGACTGGCAGTCGCCCGTGGACTTCCTGGGTCAAGTGGTCTTCAA TGCCACCGTTGCGGAATCGTACCACAACTTCTGGGTGGGCATTCCCTCCAATCCCGTGCAGGTCGTTAGACGCGATGCCCCTGGCCTGGCACCACTGCCCACCACGAACCCGCCCACCAACTTTAACTTTGCCAGCACACGTGCTCCTTACGTGCCACCCAGTTATGTGGTGCCCAATGCAAGCCCCCTCGTCGAAGACTCTTTCTACGATGGCTGCGGACAAACAAAAACCTGCTTCGGTTTTCCCGATGGCTGTGTGGCCAGCAAATCCTGCAACGGTCTCTCGGCCGTCACCGTGCGCGGGGACATCTTCGAATTCGAGTTGCGCTCTGGCAAAG GCAGCGATGCCGCCTATGTGGCGCTGGGCTTATCCCATGACGCCAAGATGGGTGAGGATCTGGCCACCGAGTGTGTGCCCGAGAACGGACGTGTGAATCTCTACTCCTCCTACACCGCCAACAATCCTTTCGCCGCTGTACGAGGCAGTGTG TCACAAAACTCGGCACGTTTGCTGAACGCTTCCTTTGTGGATGGTGTTATCTACTGCAAGGTGCAACGCGATGTAGTCACCACGGTCGAGGGACGCACCTTTGACCTGAAGAACGGCGCCTATCACTTGCTTATTGCCACTGGCAAAACCTTGAAGGACAACAGCGTTGGCTACCACGACATTGGACGCCTGCCCTCCGCGCAGCCCATTAATCTGGCTGTGGTCCAAGACCTGAGTGGCTCCTCGATGCTGTTGGTGCGTCTTCATGGTGCTTTCATGATTGCCGCCTGGATTGGCACCACTTCGCTGGGCATCATCTTTGCGCGCTACTTCAAACAGACGTGGGTGGGCAGCCAGACCTGTGGCAAGGATCAATGGTTCGCCTGGCATCGCATGCTCATGGTCACCACTTGGACGCTGACTGTCGTGGCTTATATTTTGATCTGGGTTGAGCTGAAGCGTGCTGTGTGGCATGCGCATTCCATCACTGGCCTCATCACGGTCATTCTCTGCTTCATTCAGCCCATTGGTGCGCTCTTCAGACCCGGACCCAATGACAAGTCGCGTCCCTACTTCAACTGGGGACATTGGCTGGGCGGCAATCTGGCGCACATTCTAGCCA ttgttgccattttcttCTCGGTCAAATTGCCCAAGGCGGAGCTGCCCGAGTGGATGGACTGGATTCTGGTTGGCTTTGTGGTGTTCCATGTGCTGGTGCATCTCATCTTCTCC ATCTATTTGTGCATGAATCATTGGCAGGTGTCATCGATAGCATCGGATCGTGAGCAAAGTCAGCGTGTTAACACCTTCCAGATGGGTGAAGTgtcgcatcatcatcagcatgcCATGCGCAATGGCATGAGCATGGAGCGTAAAATGGATGCACCG TATGGTGGCCTGAGGAAGGGTCTGTTGGGTGTCTATACGATTGTGCTGGCGCTGTTTGTTGTGGTGCTGATACTGCTTGTGGTGCTGGCGCCCATCGAGAAGGTCTTTGGttag
- the LOC117571987 gene encoding proteasome subunit beta type-6 yields the protein MGPDYDFTDTPVSTGTTIMAVEFDGGVVIGADSRTSSGAYVANRVTDKLTQISDKIYCCRSGSAADTQAIADIVAYSLNYHRNQTNKEPLVWEAASEFRNYCYNYRDSLLAGIIVAGWDEERGGQVYSVPLGGMLTHEACTIGGSGSSFIYGFVREHYREGMPKEECVDFVKKAVQHAIFHDGSSGGVVRIGIITKDGIERRLFYNTESGLPTIVGSQSFVN from the exons ATGGGTCCCGATTACGATTTTACCGATACTCCCGTCAGCACAGGA ACAACTATTATGGCCGTAGAGTTCGATGGCGGCGTTGTGATCGGCGCCGATTCTCGTACCAGCTCTGGAGCTTATGTTGCCAATCGTGTGACTGACAAATTGACCCAAATCTCTGACAAGATCTACTGCTGTCGCAGTGGCTCTGCAGCCGACACACAGGCTATAGCTGACATTGTTGCCTACTCGCTGAATTATCATCGCAATCAGACAAACAAGGAGCCACTTGTCTGGGAGGCAGCATCAGAGTTCCGTAACTATTGCTACAATTATCGCGACTCACTGCTGGCTGGTATCATTGTGGCCGGCTGGGATGAAGAGCGTGGCGGTCAGGTCTACAGTGTTCCCCTGGGAGGCATGTTGACCCATGAGGCTTGCACAATTGGCGGCTCTGGATCTAGTTTTATCTATGGCTTTGTGCGTGAACACTATCGTGAGGGTATGCCCAAAGAGGAGTGTGTGGATTTCGTCAAGAAGG CTGTGCAACATGCCATCTTCCATGATGGTAGCTCTGGCGGCGTCGTGCGCATTGGCATCATCACCAAGGATGGCATTGAACGTCGTCTGTTCTACAACACAGAGTCTGGGCTGCCGACGATTGTGGGCTCCCAAAGCTTTGTCAACTAA